From Heteronotia binoei isolate CCM8104 ecotype False Entrance Well chromosome 12, APGP_CSIRO_Hbin_v1, whole genome shotgun sequence, the proteins below share one genomic window:
- the ENTPD4 gene encoding ectonucleoside triphosphate diphosphohydrolase 4 isoform X3, translated as MKLSQNGISISCLFPASWHFSISPVGCPRMLNTTLRQIIVIGLLVAAFFLLYYSVVIIRNKYGYRDRKLYRYLARVTDTEATDTNNPNLNYGIMVDCGSSGSRIFVYCWPRHNGNPHDLLDIKQMRDKTRKPVVMKIKPGISEFAASPEKVSDYIFPLLSFAAEHVPRAKHKETPLYILCTAGMRILPESQQKAILEDLLTDIPVHFDFLFSDSHAEVISGKQEGVYAWIGINFVLGRFEHTDDEDDAVVEVHIPGSENKEAIVRKRTVGILDMGGVSTQIAYEVPKTEEVAKNLLAEFNLGCDAHQTEHVYRVYVATFLGFGGNAARQRYADSIFANTIFRNRLLGKQTGLTPDTPYLDPCLPLDVEDEIQQNGQKMYLRGTGDFNLCCEVIQVLLNKTNETQTSLNGVYQPPVHFENSEFYGFSEFYYCTEDVLRMGGEYSAAKFLKAAKDYCATKWSVLRERFDRHLYASHADLHRLKYQCFKSAWMYEVFHNGFSFPVNYGNLKTALQVYDKEVQWTLGAILYRTRFLPLRDIQQENFRGNHSHWRSFSFVYNHYLFFACFFVVLLAILLYLLRLRRIHRRMLHSSQSPSLWIEEALPPQKIPGAL; from the exons ATGAAACTGTCCCAAAATGG GATCAGCATCTCCtgtctgtttcctgcttcctggcacTTCAGCATTTCTCCAGTAGGCTGTCCTCGGATGTTGAACACCACATTGCGACAGATTATTGTCATCGGTCTGCTTGTTGCTGCATTTTTCTTACTGTACTACTCAGTTGTTATAATCAGGAATAAATACGGCTACAGGGACAGAAAGCTGTACAG GTACCTTGCTCGAGTAACTGATACAGAAGCCACGGATACCAACAACCCCAACCTGAACTATGGCATCATGGTGGACTGTGGCAGCAGTGGATCAAGGATCTTTGTGTACTGTTGGCCAAGACACAATGGCAATCCTCATGATTTGTTGGATATAAAACAAATGAGGGACAAAACCAGAAAACCAGTGGTTATGAAAATTAAACCAG GCATTTCAGAATTTGCTGCATCTCCTGAAAAAGTTAGCGATTATATTTTCCCTCTTCTGAGCTTTGCCGCAGAACATGTACCCCGTGCAAAACACAAAGAAACACCTCTCTACATTCTCTGCACAGCGGGAATGAGGATCCTGCCGGAGAG CCAGCAAAAGGCAATATTGGAAGACCTGCTTACTGATATCCCAGTGCATTTTGATTTTCTGTTTTCGGATTCTCATGCTGAGGTTATTTCAGGAAAACAGGAAG GTGTATATGCTTGGATTGGCATCAACTTTGTCCTTGGAAGATTTGAGCATACTGATGATG AGGATGATGCTGTAGTGGAGGTGCATATTCCTGGCAGTGAAAACAAGGAAGCCATTGTCCGAAAGAGGACTGTGGGTATACTTGACATGGGTGGTGTGTCAACTCAAATAGCCTATGAAGTCCCTAAAACT GAGGAGGTGGCCAAGAACCTACTTGCAGAGTTTAATTTGGGATGTGACGCTCATCAAACAGAACACGTGTACAGAGTCTATGTTGCAACTTTCCTCGGCTTTGGGGGGAATGCTGCACGGCAGAGATATGCAGACAGCATATTTGCCAACACGATATTTAGAAACAG GCTTCTAGGCAAACAGACTGGTTTGACGCCTGATACCCCGTATTTAGACCCTTGTCTGCCTTTAGACGTTGAGGATGAAATCCAACAGAATGGGCAGAAGATGTATCTTCGTGGGACGGGAGATTTCAACCTATGTTGTGAAGTTATTCAGGTTCTTTTGAATAAGACAAATGAAACTCAGACATCTTTGAATGGTGTTTACCAGCCTCCAGTGCACTTTGAGAACAGCGAGTTTTACGGATTCTCAGAGTTCTACTACTGTACTGAAGATGTGTTACGAATGGGGGGAGAGTACAGTGCTGCTAAGTTTCTGAAAGCTGCGAAG GACTATTGTGCCACAAAGTGGTCTGTGCTACGGGAACGTTTTGACCGTCACCTGTATGCATCACATGCTGACCTTCATCGATTAAA GTATCAGTGCTTTAAGTCAGCCTGGATGTATGAAGTGTTCCATAATGGCTTCTCTTTTCCCGTAAACTATGGCAACTTAAAAACTGCGCTGCAGGTTTATGATAAAGAGGTGCAATGGACTTTGGGAGCCATCCTCTACCGAACACGATTTTTGCCTTTGAG GGACATCCAACAGGAGAACTTCCGTGGCAATCACTCCCACTGGCGCAGCTTCTCTTTTGTTTACAATCACTACCTGTTCTTTGCCTGCTTCTTCGTTGTGCTGCTGGCCATCCTGCTCTATTTGCTGCGGCTGCGACGGATTCACCGGCGAATGCTGCACAGCAGCCAGTCCCCTTCCCTCTGGATTGAGGAAGCCCTCCCACCACAGAAGATCCCAGGAGCCTTATAA
- the ENTPD4 gene encoding ectonucleoside triphosphate diphosphohydrolase 4 isoform X1, with amino-acid sequence MKLSQNGISISCLFPASWHFSISPVGCPRMLNTTLRQIIVIGLLVAAFFLLYYSVVIIRNKYGYRDRKLYRYLARVTDTEATDTNNPNLNYGIMVDCGSSGSRIFVYCWPRHNGNPHDLLDIKQMRDKTRKPVVMKIKPGISEFAASPEKVSDYIFPLLSFAAEHVPRAKHKETPLYILCTAGMRILPESQQKAILEDLLTDIPVHFDFLFSDSHAEVISGKQEGVYAWIGINFVLGRFEHTDDEDDAVVEVHIPGSENKEAIVRKRTVGILDMGGVSTQIAYEVPKTVSFASSQQEEVAKNLLAEFNLGCDAHQTEHVYRVYVATFLGFGGNAARQRYADSIFANTIFRNRLLGKQTGLTPDTPYLDPCLPLDVEDEIQQNGQKMYLRGTGDFNLCCEVIQVLLNKTNETQTSLNGVYQPPVHFENSEFYGFSEFYYCTEDVLRMGGEYSAAKFLKAAKDYCATKWSVLRERFDRHLYASHADLHRLKYQCFKSAWMYEVFHNGFSFPVNYGNLKTALQVYDKEVQWTLGAILYRTRFLPLRDIQQENFRGNHSHWRSFSFVYNHYLFFACFFVVLLAILLYLLRLRRIHRRMLHSSQSPSLWIEEALPPQKIPGAL; translated from the exons ATGAAACTGTCCCAAAATGG GATCAGCATCTCCtgtctgtttcctgcttcctggcacTTCAGCATTTCTCCAGTAGGCTGTCCTCGGATGTTGAACACCACATTGCGACAGATTATTGTCATCGGTCTGCTTGTTGCTGCATTTTTCTTACTGTACTACTCAGTTGTTATAATCAGGAATAAATACGGCTACAGGGACAGAAAGCTGTACAG GTACCTTGCTCGAGTAACTGATACAGAAGCCACGGATACCAACAACCCCAACCTGAACTATGGCATCATGGTGGACTGTGGCAGCAGTGGATCAAGGATCTTTGTGTACTGTTGGCCAAGACACAATGGCAATCCTCATGATTTGTTGGATATAAAACAAATGAGGGACAAAACCAGAAAACCAGTGGTTATGAAAATTAAACCAG GCATTTCAGAATTTGCTGCATCTCCTGAAAAAGTTAGCGATTATATTTTCCCTCTTCTGAGCTTTGCCGCAGAACATGTACCCCGTGCAAAACACAAAGAAACACCTCTCTACATTCTCTGCACAGCGGGAATGAGGATCCTGCCGGAGAG CCAGCAAAAGGCAATATTGGAAGACCTGCTTACTGATATCCCAGTGCATTTTGATTTTCTGTTTTCGGATTCTCATGCTGAGGTTATTTCAGGAAAACAGGAAG GTGTATATGCTTGGATTGGCATCAACTTTGTCCTTGGAAGATTTGAGCATACTGATGATG AGGATGATGCTGTAGTGGAGGTGCATATTCCTGGCAGTGAAAACAAGGAAGCCATTGTCCGAAAGAGGACTGTGGGTATACTTGACATGGGTGGTGTGTCAACTCAAATAGCCTATGAAGTCCCTAAAACTGTAAGCTTTGCCTCTTCACAGCAG GAGGAGGTGGCCAAGAACCTACTTGCAGAGTTTAATTTGGGATGTGACGCTCATCAAACAGAACACGTGTACAGAGTCTATGTTGCAACTTTCCTCGGCTTTGGGGGGAATGCTGCACGGCAGAGATATGCAGACAGCATATTTGCCAACACGATATTTAGAAACAG GCTTCTAGGCAAACAGACTGGTTTGACGCCTGATACCCCGTATTTAGACCCTTGTCTGCCTTTAGACGTTGAGGATGAAATCCAACAGAATGGGCAGAAGATGTATCTTCGTGGGACGGGAGATTTCAACCTATGTTGTGAAGTTATTCAGGTTCTTTTGAATAAGACAAATGAAACTCAGACATCTTTGAATGGTGTTTACCAGCCTCCAGTGCACTTTGAGAACAGCGAGTTTTACGGATTCTCAGAGTTCTACTACTGTACTGAAGATGTGTTACGAATGGGGGGAGAGTACAGTGCTGCTAAGTTTCTGAAAGCTGCGAAG GACTATTGTGCCACAAAGTGGTCTGTGCTACGGGAACGTTTTGACCGTCACCTGTATGCATCACATGCTGACCTTCATCGATTAAA GTATCAGTGCTTTAAGTCAGCCTGGATGTATGAAGTGTTCCATAATGGCTTCTCTTTTCCCGTAAACTATGGCAACTTAAAAACTGCGCTGCAGGTTTATGATAAAGAGGTGCAATGGACTTTGGGAGCCATCCTCTACCGAACACGATTTTTGCCTTTGAG GGACATCCAACAGGAGAACTTCCGTGGCAATCACTCCCACTGGCGCAGCTTCTCTTTTGTTTACAATCACTACCTGTTCTTTGCCTGCTTCTTCGTTGTGCTGCTGGCCATCCTGCTCTATTTGCTGCGGCTGCGACGGATTCACCGGCGAATGCTGCACAGCAGCCAGTCCCCTTCCCTCTGGATTGAGGAAGCCCTCCCACCACAGAAGATCCCAGGAGCCTTATAA
- the ENTPD4 gene encoding ectonucleoside triphosphate diphosphohydrolase 4 isoform X4, with product MGRISISCLFPASWHFSISPVGCPRMLNTTLRQIIVIGLLVAAFFLLYYSVVIIRNKYGYRDRKLYRYLARVTDTEATDTNNPNLNYGIMVDCGSSGSRIFVYCWPRHNGNPHDLLDIKQMRDKTRKPVVMKIKPGISEFAASPEKVSDYIFPLLSFAAEHVPRAKHKETPLYILCTAGMRILPESQQKAILEDLLTDIPVHFDFLFSDSHAEVISGKQEGVYAWIGINFVLGRFEHTDDEDDAVVEVHIPGSENKEAIVRKRTVGILDMGGVSTQIAYEVPKTEEVAKNLLAEFNLGCDAHQTEHVYRVYVATFLGFGGNAARQRYADSIFANTIFRNRLLGKQTGLTPDTPYLDPCLPLDVEDEIQQNGQKMYLRGTGDFNLCCEVIQVLLNKTNETQTSLNGVYQPPVHFENSEFYGFSEFYYCTEDVLRMGGEYSAAKFLKAAKDYCATKWSVLRERFDRHLYASHADLHRLKYQCFKSAWMYEVFHNGFSFPVNYGNLKTALQVYDKEVQWTLGAILYRTRFLPLRDIQQENFRGNHSHWRSFSFVYNHYLFFACFFVVLLAILLYLLRLRRIHRRMLHSSQSPSLWIEEALPPQKIPGAL from the exons ATGGGTAG GATCAGCATCTCCtgtctgtttcctgcttcctggcacTTCAGCATTTCTCCAGTAGGCTGTCCTCGGATGTTGAACACCACATTGCGACAGATTATTGTCATCGGTCTGCTTGTTGCTGCATTTTTCTTACTGTACTACTCAGTTGTTATAATCAGGAATAAATACGGCTACAGGGACAGAAAGCTGTACAG GTACCTTGCTCGAGTAACTGATACAGAAGCCACGGATACCAACAACCCCAACCTGAACTATGGCATCATGGTGGACTGTGGCAGCAGTGGATCAAGGATCTTTGTGTACTGTTGGCCAAGACACAATGGCAATCCTCATGATTTGTTGGATATAAAACAAATGAGGGACAAAACCAGAAAACCAGTGGTTATGAAAATTAAACCAG GCATTTCAGAATTTGCTGCATCTCCTGAAAAAGTTAGCGATTATATTTTCCCTCTTCTGAGCTTTGCCGCAGAACATGTACCCCGTGCAAAACACAAAGAAACACCTCTCTACATTCTCTGCACAGCGGGAATGAGGATCCTGCCGGAGAG CCAGCAAAAGGCAATATTGGAAGACCTGCTTACTGATATCCCAGTGCATTTTGATTTTCTGTTTTCGGATTCTCATGCTGAGGTTATTTCAGGAAAACAGGAAG GTGTATATGCTTGGATTGGCATCAACTTTGTCCTTGGAAGATTTGAGCATACTGATGATG AGGATGATGCTGTAGTGGAGGTGCATATTCCTGGCAGTGAAAACAAGGAAGCCATTGTCCGAAAGAGGACTGTGGGTATACTTGACATGGGTGGTGTGTCAACTCAAATAGCCTATGAAGTCCCTAAAACT GAGGAGGTGGCCAAGAACCTACTTGCAGAGTTTAATTTGGGATGTGACGCTCATCAAACAGAACACGTGTACAGAGTCTATGTTGCAACTTTCCTCGGCTTTGGGGGGAATGCTGCACGGCAGAGATATGCAGACAGCATATTTGCCAACACGATATTTAGAAACAG GCTTCTAGGCAAACAGACTGGTTTGACGCCTGATACCCCGTATTTAGACCCTTGTCTGCCTTTAGACGTTGAGGATGAAATCCAACAGAATGGGCAGAAGATGTATCTTCGTGGGACGGGAGATTTCAACCTATGTTGTGAAGTTATTCAGGTTCTTTTGAATAAGACAAATGAAACTCAGACATCTTTGAATGGTGTTTACCAGCCTCCAGTGCACTTTGAGAACAGCGAGTTTTACGGATTCTCAGAGTTCTACTACTGTACTGAAGATGTGTTACGAATGGGGGGAGAGTACAGTGCTGCTAAGTTTCTGAAAGCTGCGAAG GACTATTGTGCCACAAAGTGGTCTGTGCTACGGGAACGTTTTGACCGTCACCTGTATGCATCACATGCTGACCTTCATCGATTAAA GTATCAGTGCTTTAAGTCAGCCTGGATGTATGAAGTGTTCCATAATGGCTTCTCTTTTCCCGTAAACTATGGCAACTTAAAAACTGCGCTGCAGGTTTATGATAAAGAGGTGCAATGGACTTTGGGAGCCATCCTCTACCGAACACGATTTTTGCCTTTGAG GGACATCCAACAGGAGAACTTCCGTGGCAATCACTCCCACTGGCGCAGCTTCTCTTTTGTTTACAATCACTACCTGTTCTTTGCCTGCTTCTTCGTTGTGCTGCTGGCCATCCTGCTCTATTTGCTGCGGCTGCGACGGATTCACCGGCGAATGCTGCACAGCAGCCAGTCCCCTTCCCTCTGGATTGAGGAAGCCCTCCCACCACAGAAGATCCCAGGAGCCTTATAA
- the ENTPD4 gene encoding ectonucleoside triphosphate diphosphohydrolase 4 isoform X2 has protein sequence MGRISISCLFPASWHFSISPVGCPRMLNTTLRQIIVIGLLVAAFFLLYYSVVIIRNKYGYRDRKLYRYLARVTDTEATDTNNPNLNYGIMVDCGSSGSRIFVYCWPRHNGNPHDLLDIKQMRDKTRKPVVMKIKPGISEFAASPEKVSDYIFPLLSFAAEHVPRAKHKETPLYILCTAGMRILPESQQKAILEDLLTDIPVHFDFLFSDSHAEVISGKQEGVYAWIGINFVLGRFEHTDDEDDAVVEVHIPGSENKEAIVRKRTVGILDMGGVSTQIAYEVPKTVSFASSQQEEVAKNLLAEFNLGCDAHQTEHVYRVYVATFLGFGGNAARQRYADSIFANTIFRNRLLGKQTGLTPDTPYLDPCLPLDVEDEIQQNGQKMYLRGTGDFNLCCEVIQVLLNKTNETQTSLNGVYQPPVHFENSEFYGFSEFYYCTEDVLRMGGEYSAAKFLKAAKDYCATKWSVLRERFDRHLYASHADLHRLKYQCFKSAWMYEVFHNGFSFPVNYGNLKTALQVYDKEVQWTLGAILYRTRFLPLRDIQQENFRGNHSHWRSFSFVYNHYLFFACFFVVLLAILLYLLRLRRIHRRMLHSSQSPSLWIEEALPPQKIPGAL, from the exons ATGGGTAG GATCAGCATCTCCtgtctgtttcctgcttcctggcacTTCAGCATTTCTCCAGTAGGCTGTCCTCGGATGTTGAACACCACATTGCGACAGATTATTGTCATCGGTCTGCTTGTTGCTGCATTTTTCTTACTGTACTACTCAGTTGTTATAATCAGGAATAAATACGGCTACAGGGACAGAAAGCTGTACAG GTACCTTGCTCGAGTAACTGATACAGAAGCCACGGATACCAACAACCCCAACCTGAACTATGGCATCATGGTGGACTGTGGCAGCAGTGGATCAAGGATCTTTGTGTACTGTTGGCCAAGACACAATGGCAATCCTCATGATTTGTTGGATATAAAACAAATGAGGGACAAAACCAGAAAACCAGTGGTTATGAAAATTAAACCAG GCATTTCAGAATTTGCTGCATCTCCTGAAAAAGTTAGCGATTATATTTTCCCTCTTCTGAGCTTTGCCGCAGAACATGTACCCCGTGCAAAACACAAAGAAACACCTCTCTACATTCTCTGCACAGCGGGAATGAGGATCCTGCCGGAGAG CCAGCAAAAGGCAATATTGGAAGACCTGCTTACTGATATCCCAGTGCATTTTGATTTTCTGTTTTCGGATTCTCATGCTGAGGTTATTTCAGGAAAACAGGAAG GTGTATATGCTTGGATTGGCATCAACTTTGTCCTTGGAAGATTTGAGCATACTGATGATG AGGATGATGCTGTAGTGGAGGTGCATATTCCTGGCAGTGAAAACAAGGAAGCCATTGTCCGAAAGAGGACTGTGGGTATACTTGACATGGGTGGTGTGTCAACTCAAATAGCCTATGAAGTCCCTAAAACTGTAAGCTTTGCCTCTTCACAGCAG GAGGAGGTGGCCAAGAACCTACTTGCAGAGTTTAATTTGGGATGTGACGCTCATCAAACAGAACACGTGTACAGAGTCTATGTTGCAACTTTCCTCGGCTTTGGGGGGAATGCTGCACGGCAGAGATATGCAGACAGCATATTTGCCAACACGATATTTAGAAACAG GCTTCTAGGCAAACAGACTGGTTTGACGCCTGATACCCCGTATTTAGACCCTTGTCTGCCTTTAGACGTTGAGGATGAAATCCAACAGAATGGGCAGAAGATGTATCTTCGTGGGACGGGAGATTTCAACCTATGTTGTGAAGTTATTCAGGTTCTTTTGAATAAGACAAATGAAACTCAGACATCTTTGAATGGTGTTTACCAGCCTCCAGTGCACTTTGAGAACAGCGAGTTTTACGGATTCTCAGAGTTCTACTACTGTACTGAAGATGTGTTACGAATGGGGGGAGAGTACAGTGCTGCTAAGTTTCTGAAAGCTGCGAAG GACTATTGTGCCACAAAGTGGTCTGTGCTACGGGAACGTTTTGACCGTCACCTGTATGCATCACATGCTGACCTTCATCGATTAAA GTATCAGTGCTTTAAGTCAGCCTGGATGTATGAAGTGTTCCATAATGGCTTCTCTTTTCCCGTAAACTATGGCAACTTAAAAACTGCGCTGCAGGTTTATGATAAAGAGGTGCAATGGACTTTGGGAGCCATCCTCTACCGAACACGATTTTTGCCTTTGAG GGACATCCAACAGGAGAACTTCCGTGGCAATCACTCCCACTGGCGCAGCTTCTCTTTTGTTTACAATCACTACCTGTTCTTTGCCTGCTTCTTCGTTGTGCTGCTGGCCATCCTGCTCTATTTGCTGCGGCTGCGACGGATTCACCGGCGAATGCTGCACAGCAGCCAGTCCCCTTCCCTCTGGATTGAGGAAGCCCTCCCACCACAGAAGATCCCAGGAGCCTTATAA